Part of the Nicotiana tabacum cultivar K326 chromosome 20, ASM71507v2, whole genome shotgun sequence genome, CATCCGTCTTTACTCAAAAATTTAATATTCTCTCCaggttctttcctttttcttaaaaaaaaaatcatgtttgGTGTATAATACTAGTAGTAATCTATTTGAAGTTTGACTATTTGTTTACTATTCCTAGAAAGCAAAACTATAGTACCATGCAAAATGCAGCATCTTCAGCTTCCCACCTTTAAGCAGAGTTGACCCGCTCTACATAAATTACACATCTCATCATTTAGGCGTAGGATTCCAATCTCATCGATATTTATCTCTTTTTTCTCCTtattttttttcccttattcCACTATTCATGAATTTAACTTCTCCTAAAGAGAATCAGATAAGAAATATCAGCTCTTGCAGGGGCCAAAATGCAAGAAGAAATTTCTTCACGGGGCGAAGTATGAAATTTGAAGTAGTCTTTTAAAACTCCATGATGCTATGGAAAAATAGGTATACATTGCAATTGTACTATTATTATGGGATTTTAACTTATATACAAAGATAATGTGAATGATTTTTAAACTAACTAATCGTTTAGAAACTAACTAGAGGTAGGTGTTCGTATTAAACAGAGTTAACAACCTGAAAAATAAGGTAATTAAGTAACATGTTATAATCAGTTAAATTATATATTAATAAAGTTAAAAACTGTACATTTTGGTGCTCTAACAGTTGTACCATGCATTGTGTGACACGTGTAATAAGTCAACTCACAGAGGTCCCTCTATTGATATTTGAGTGGTTTTAGACCTGAATATTGATTTAATGATTTGCAATAAGAAATATTGGAGGCCTGCGCATTGCATTAATATCCCATGCACGTTTGCATGGTTGAGATGTGAACAACGAAGTGAAATATTATAATTTCTGAATATGGAAGGTCCAAACTATCACAAAGATTATATTGGAAACTGTAGAAACCTTTGATATCTTATTTAACTAAGAGATACGCCGTTCTATCAATCCAAGAAATCACTGAAATTTATAATATTTGACATCATAAGTTCGTAACGTacaatctttatttttatttctttgttatccACTGCTATATAGGTATTCGACAAGTAAGTGCTAGGCTGGCTGCTCTTTATTTATTAATATACTCACTATTTGATAAAGCTTCTTTTCTTTGTAAATTATGAAAGACTCGAACATAAAATTAATGTGCACTAATAAACTAAACGTTTGAATGTTTATTAAATTAGTATCAACTGATTGAAAAACATTCATGTCAAACATTCCGAATCTATTCCATGAAAAAAGTAAAATAGGAAATCAAGATTTGCTTCCTTTGTGCAGTGCAGTATGAGATATCATCATGTCATAATGTCTCTTATTTAATATTCTTCTATTTCAATAAAAGGATTTGATTGGTCTCACAACTCAATCCTCTTACAAGTTTACTTTATAAATAAGAATATTGTTTGTTCACTAGGATATTTCTCTAACTTTTTACATAAACTAACATATCCATTGTGTATTAAACTTCTCAAGAACAAAGATTTTATAATTTCTTGTACATAATTTAAATAGCGGAAAAGGCTTTTAAGTTTCGTACTATAGGTACAATACAAtccaataaatatattaaaaagaacAATATGTTCGACTAACCAACCTTTCCCAAAAAAAACGtagaattaaattattaaaaagagggtagaaaaaataaattaaaggtggTGATAGAGTATAGAGAAATTTCCTAAGAAGTAGAAGTAAGCTTTTTAAGTCACTAACTTTTTTAGACACTGAAATGGTGAaagaaaagagtaaagaaaataaGAGACATAAAACATTGGGAAGGATGGGAATAGCAGAGATTCCACTTTCCTTAATATGGAGGAAAGGGATGGGGCAATGCATTCCAATCCACACTATGTTTGTTTATCTTGACCAAAGTCTTCTCTGTCACTCATCTCTCCTCCACCATACCTAATATTTGATAACTTCTTCTATCTCTCCTTAATTTAATGTGAGTATTTTACTAGGATTTAACTTATACGCACCTATAGTAttagaatttttttaattatcattGTATTTTAGTGTCTTATTTTATAcggaaacttacacaaatgtcccaaataaatctcaacttgccaacctctagccattaatcatagacttatcaaaactagccaataaaaattgaaaaaccaaataatAGGGTTCTTTCTCTCAAAAAATCACATACAAAAAtcaccttccatatttttaagcgtgattagcaacacTAGATACAAGATGGAAAGGAAATTTTATGGATGAGGCAGCAAAATAAGGTGatgatatacaaaaaatatatacaatattccaaaaatctaaacaaaaaagaaactttttcaatgggtatagttgaaatacattgaaaatatatagataagtcaatatacaaaattttgagaaaaattggaggtgatttggactggttttatatcaaaattcgtaattaaatcgaaTTCAAAAAAGTCTTCTGCAGCACATGTATCAAatatgtatcacgcatgtatctcacacataggtatacatggatatacatgttaTACATAatagatacaaatatgatacatatgtgatacataaTGTGATACACATACCttttttcatgttcagtttttaccgaattttcaattcaaaccacctcaaaacttcaccaaatcatcccaaaactgagattcaagctccttaagttgtgcccaatctattctaataacacccactcaaaacaaaacaaaaatttgatatttttttgctacaaataggtAATTGGCTAATTTggttaatattagtaatattttatcaatTGACCAATTGTTGTAAAGAGCTACCTATAAATGGGCATAGCTGGTAATTTTCCTATTTTATACTTTAGGTGTCCATTTTAATtggttttttttgttgttttcacacatattgAGGAATttatcttttagcattaattaacaataaaattgatcatattaactcTAATTTGATCATTAAACATACAGTATAACAAATACTCCTAGGTTTTTtttactccaagggcaactttaaaaaaaagaagttaactcttcttgatatttgaaaaaatcaaatGTTGTAGACCACAAAAGAAGggtcaaaaaattaattaaagtggacCAGAGGGAATatgttataattttttatatattgttACTAATATTTATCTTTTATGTGATCTAATGCTTCAAAACCTCTTTTACGCTATTGGTGCGTAGAAATTAGACTCTTTTAGTTAAAAGAGCACAAAAATATCAATTATCTCTTTAACAGAAATTTCTGGTTCGAATCTTAGGTATTAATGTGGATTTTCTTGAACGAATTCGAATACTGAATATCAAGTGGgatatttaaaaacaaaaaaggagcaataccttttaattttttcttaaaagagaaatccaaaaattagTCCCCACAAGATTAGAGCCATCACTACCACCATCACTATCcatcaataaatacaaaattCATCCAATTTCTTGAACCCAAACAAATACTCTCTTGCTTATGTCACTCTCTCAGAACTCTGTCCCCAATACACTCTacttacttctttcttcttttttctttttttctttttttttcctgccTTTTATATCAGTCGTACATTCATGCACAAGCAACACAAATTTATACTCCAATTAACAGAATCCCATTCTACAGCACCGTCCCACCCCCACACTCACCTTTTAAAAATGAGTCACATTTAGAAAGTGCCAAACAAAATTTAATAAAAGATAGCAATGTATGTCGCTATCAAGAAAAGGATGGCCAAAAATCTGtattaatatatttatatttatgtagTAATCATTTTACTGATAGActtgagaaagaaaaagaaaaaagaaaaacagccAAAGGTACGTTCTCCTAGACGAAAATATTGCAAAACATGCATGTCgaaaaataagtttcaaatatttacGCTGTTTGCCAAATAATGAACTAAATACCTAGCCATCTTGAAAAGCTGCCAATTATATGCGAGTACATTTAGTTTTGGATTTCATTTATATGCACATACACATTATAGTAATGTTTTTGAACTATCAGTGTCGCAAAAGGTTCAATGTCCTATTTTCAGGTTATTAGTTCGACTTACTATATGGTTTGTTGGACTTGATTACTATGGTAGTTAACAATAGTTATATTTTAGGTGATCAAATAGTGTTACTGTAAGTACTAAACTTCTGAAATGAAGGGTCAGGAAAAAAGACTTGTCAAATTTTACTCCCATAGTTGTCAGCTTGGTAGAAATTGAAAGCAACGAATGATACAAGTACAGTAAAAtaatgaagtttggaatttctAAAGATGTCACATGTATTTGTATGCACGTATCTACACTTATTTACCTGTCAGTTTGTTTTGTAAAGGTAAAGCCGTGACATGATCGCACAgttcaatatgatatcaaagTATACAGAGGTTTTGTGCTCGAGTTTCACCGTCactcattaacaaacaaaatttccacttgcttgattttgaaataaaatcAGGTCCATGCTCCCAACTTAAACTTAACTAAATTAATATCTTGTGTTCAGAAGTTTCATCATACATAGTTTGAATATTTTTATGCTAATTACAACATTGAAGGCAATGATGGAGCCAGAATTTTTATTAAGGGATGTCAAAATATATAACAGTAAATATATCAGAAAATTAACGGGAGTCAATACGTATatgcatataattttttttaacataCCTACACAGTATATTTTTCCCCCAAAAGGGTGTCATTTGACACTCTTCTtataaggtggctccgccactgattGAAGGGGAGTCttagagcaacggtaaagttgtctccgtgtgacctataggtcatggATTCGAGCCACAGAAGCAACCATTAATACTTGCATTAAGGTAGACTATTTGCATCACACCCTTTTACCGAACCCTACGTGAATACGGGATACCTTGTGACTCGGGCTGCCCTTTTAGTCACATTCCTAATCTTTTACGAGTGTGCTATGGACATTGGCAATGGAGCTAGTTTAAATATTATCTTTTAATAAGAAAAAGAGACAGGAAGAAAGTACAGTTTCGATAATTTCGTCTAGTCCATAAATTTTtgtcacatatatatatatatatatatatatatatatatatatatatatatatatatatatatatatatatatatatatatatatacacacacacacacacacacacacacacacacacacacacacacacacacacacacacacacacaagacTAGACACTGTTCTGTCTTACAATTATATGTAATCAATGCTTCTATTATTCATCGCTAACTGCAAAACCGTTTGAGTTTTCATTGTTTGTGTTGTACGATAATCAGTTATCCTATTTACGTTGCCCCAATGAATTCTCTAGGTATTCATTCCCTATGCAACCAACcaaattcattatttatattttttagtcgacatacacatattatacataattagatttatattttatatccgtCGGCCTTTTAGTTTAAGCGGGCAGGCGGCtacttaaattaatttttcatctTTTGCGCAGAGTGTTGGATTGAAAAAGTGTAAGAAGGGTTCATAATTCAACTCGTCATTATCTCAGCCAAGATGTGCTAATTAAACCCTAAATAGTGTTACGCTAAATTTTTTGTCCATATTATTTGTTTCTTAAAGCAGGAAAGTTATTTAATAGCGTTAATCATTTGAGTATTTGTCTAAGTAGTAGAGTAGTATTTAATTTATCATTCCTTAAATGTCTCCcttaattaataatttattatCGAAATTAATTAAGGGTAGATCTCATGAAGGGGAAGAAAATGTAATAaatgacttcttcttttttttaaaaaaaaaaacgtcAAATATTTTAAGATAATTCAGTCTGCCAAATTATTAATATTTGGCACCGGATGGAATACTAGCTACTACAAAATTTTAAGACCAAAATCCTAATCTTTTGACTGATTTAAATTATGAAAGTATCTTGTGTACAGAAAGTATAGCATCATGTGTACAGAAAGTATAGCATCATGTGAGAGCCGTAGTGTACATATATATTGAAATATGCATTTTGTGTATTTATGAAATTagatttttctatatatatatatatatatagaatctGTTGTTCCTTGTGTGTTTGGACCACAACGTACAAATACAGAAAAACAAAAACTTAATTTTGGATGTATACTATGAGTACCAATGCGGCTATTAATTGTAATGAACAGtctgaaaagaaaagaagattgaatTGGTCAAAGAAAACAGACGCATTCATGACACCTATATGTCATGAGACTATTGAACTTTTTAATTTCTATCAACTTTTGGTACTAAGTATAACTGGAATTGTACAGCAATTGCCTCTTTTTTTACCTTGATTATGGACCTTGAGTAAGTTGTTAGGCTGTTCACTTCGACTTCCTTGTTTTGGAGATTTGACTTCTTGGGCATATGCACGAACTTCATCTTGTGTTAGGTTTGTTTATACTTTTTGACATGTATTTCTTCCAAAATTATCTCATAAACAATCGTTTGTAATATATTTTAACTTCTGTACGCTGACCGTTTACAAAAATCCTTTACGGTAAAGTCATTTAAAAGAGAACTATAGATTTGTTTTTAATAATCGAGGTTAGTGCCGTAAAAATAAGCGGATGACCTGCTATAGCGCGTTAAAATATAATTCATCGACAGCGTAAAAATTCTTTACGTTGTCATGGACTGAAACAGTTTTATTATGATAGAGAGCATAATTCTTTAATTTGGCGTGTTCAATTTTTGAGGTGGGTTATAAACAGGTGTTGCTATTTTATTTGGTTCTTAATTTTGACAGGTATTACTTTCACAATTGTGCAACATTCGAAGTCCGTCATGTTTAGTTTTTTCGGCAATATGATTGGTGACTTGAACGGCCTAATTTTTATGACAACCTTAACATTTCATGTTATGTTGACCAATTTTAATTTTAAAGGATGATTGAGGCCATTCTATTAGTGGAGGTAAATTCAAGATTTTAAATCATCAGATAGAGATATGTCAATACACCTATTATCATTTAAGGCGTGAATTTTGCTAACTACATATACAAGTGCGGAGTTAAAATGTTAAGTATATATAGATTCTGACGAACCTAGTAGATAGACACTATAtttgtaaatatttaattatgaACCTAGCACTAGACATCCACCGTTGATATGTAAATTTTTCCaaatacatttaaaaaaaaaaaaaaatcaactataGATAGGATAGGTCCATTGAATATTGCTAATGTTAGAAACAATATTGTAGTATTCAAAAAACCTGGTGAACAGCCTTAGTAGGTCCCAAGGTATAAAAAAAGAATTGCAGAAAACCCAATATAAATGAAGTTTCTTTTCCACAttggttaataatattcataattcaataaataaaTGAAATTGGAATATAAGTAGTTGAGAAAAAAGAGTAGCACTAGAACCATTTTAAAGAGACTCCCAACAACAACAATCACCACGTAATCCCACAAATGGGGTCTGGATTTTAAAGAGACTCCCGCATATAGCAAATGGGGCCTCAACTctcaaaataaaattgaaattggTATCAGGAAGAAGGAAGAAATTCAGAGAGATTATTGGAAACCGGGCAGGCAAAAGCGTGGGGCCTTGTGCAGTGTAAAATCTTGAAAacactttcttctttttctctcattatataagagagagagaaagaagggaaGAGGTATAAATGTGATACTACTACTATTTCTTTGGTGGTGTCCTTATATAAAGTAAAGGATGTTATGTCTTTGCTTCTCTTAACACAAATTATTTCTTTCAAGTGCCAAAGGAAAGAAGTTAATTCCAAATTAAATGGAAGAACAACTTAGCTCTTTAGCAGTTACTCATCTTCTTCAACACTCTCTAAGAAGTTTGTGTATTCATGAAAACTCTCAATGGGTTTATGCTGTCTTTTGGAGAATCTTGCCCAGAAACTATCCTCCTCCCAAGTATACTACTTTTCATTCAGTTATAAcctgtttttttttgtttaaccatCCGATATCTGAAATCCACTGGTTGAATTAATTCATTTTCATAAAACAAATCACATATATAATGCTAATTGTATTTCTTTTGAATTAGGTGGGATAGCCAAGGAGGAGCATATGATAGGTCAAGAGGGAATAGAAGAAACTGGTAAATGTTTTGCTCATATACCTTTTTTGCTAGATGGGAATTAGCTTAATATTTTTGGTATAATTAAATGATATATAGGATATTGGTATGGGAAGATGGTTTTTGCAATTTTGCAGCATCAACAGCAGAGATGAATGAATGTGAAGGATCTTCTACTAATAGTTATGGAGAATATCAAGGATTACAACCTGACCTTTTTTTCAAGATGTCCCATGAAATCTACAACTATGGAgaagggtatatatatatatataacaaagaAATATATGCAAAACTTTATTTCCTTCCACTTGTTTAGTACCTTTCAATTATTCCAAGGTTTTTCTCTACCTGAATTTAtgggttttttattttttatttttgcagtATAATTGGAAAAGTAGCAGCAGATCACAGTCATAAATGGATCTATAAAGAACCTAATGAACAAGAAATCAATTTCTTGTCTGCATGGCACAACTCTGCTGATTCTGTAAGCACATATTCTAAGCTtaactatttatatatttttattaattttcaatactttttgttttgttaccatgttttcttttttcttttctttttttccaacaGCACCCAAGAACTTGGGAAGCTCAGTTCCGTTCTGGTATAAAGGTAAAAGAAAATTCATGACCACATTCCATAAAATTATATTTCACTTAGGTTTGTTGGATCAAATGTTTGTTTTATCCTTTATTGTTTTCAGACTATAGCCTTGATTGCTGTTAGAGAAGGTGTTATTCAGTTAGGAGCTGTTCATAAGGTATAATCTCTTTATCCCTCTACCCTACTCACCCACCCCACTCAAAAACTCTTAAAACCAACACTATATCAACTATATAAAAGTTTGTGTTACGTGCGCTGACAGTGCAAAGAATTTTAGCACAAATAAGATTATGGTGACTTATAACAACAGGTAGCTTTTCATATAACCCTGATACGGTTAGTTGAAAATATAGTAATAACCTTTCATAACTGGTTAAATCGCACAGCTAGCTTAAAAAACTATTTATAGTGTCGGTATATAATATAAACACGTCAGCTAAAAAGAACATATATGTATAGATGGACTACATAGGGTTTTTTTTTGTAGTCGTATATTCTTGAAATTTACTGGGGGACTAATTATATAGGTCATAGAAGACCTGAGCTATGTGGTTCTACTAAGAAAGAAGTTTAGTTACATAGAAAGCATTCCAGGAGTTCTACTGCCACATCCATCTTCCTCAGCATATCCTTTCAGGATGGACGGTTACGGCGCACCACCCGATGCGTGGCACTTACAAGCCAATTTAGCAACTCCGGCACCAACTGAATTCTACGAACATCTCAATCACCATCAACACATGAAGATCACGCCTTCAATGAGCAGTTTGGAAGCATTACTTTCTAAGCTGCCATCCGTCGTTCCAGCAGATGCTGCTGGAATGACGGGTTCAATACCTACCTATTGTGAGTACCAACCCCAATATAGGCCTAGTGTTGAAATGTTGGGGTTGGAGAAAGTGGCTAAAGAAGAATATGATGAAGAGGAAGAcaataatgatgaagaaaaaactagGAATAATAATGAGAAATTAGATCATCATGGTGGAGAGAGTAGTAGTTCAATGTCATCTTATAGTCATCACCATCACCATTATAATCATCAGCAGCATTTTGGTTATCATCCTGATTTGAATGTAAGTAGCAGCATGCCAAATAATGGATATTAATTAGAAGTCATTATGGTAATTAATTAAGGTTATTGTTTGGAATGTAATGTTTAGATTGTATTATTAGGAAGAATTGATCTTTCTCCACAGCTAACAAAGTAAATGTAGTCTCTTATCTTTTTTGTTTCACTCAGTGTTGTGGTGAATTTTGGAAATATTCCCTTGCTACTTTTCCTTGTGTCTACTAACAACTTTTCCCGTCTTTTAATATCTCATGCTTATAGCATCAACCTTTACCACGGTCGAACTGTGATATATTTCCAATCACAAGTAAAATCCCTTGTCAAGAATTGACATTGGCGCTTCCAATTGATCACTTTCAAAAGTATTTATCACCAAATGGAGGGAAAAAAGATcaaaaaattctttctttaaaagaaaaagggaaatatCAGTATATAAGTGAGCAGTGGCGAAGACAGGATCTCcacgaagggggttcaaaaaaaaaaaattgtagctAGTGGGAATTAAATCTATAACCTTATGaaggttttgaacccccttgaccactaaactacactttCGGGTTGTATTAaggggttcaaaacttaatatatatatataggtaaaaatcaaattttgccttatatatacagtgtaatttttcggcccCTTccgcccctaaatccgcccctgtaCGTGAGTATGGTGGTAGGTGAAAGAGCATAAACCGTACAAGGGGACCATTCGAAAAGATTCATTAGGAATTGAACCTTTTGAAGGAGGTGATTGCATTGCAATGGCAAAAGAGCTTCCATATGATATTACGTAGCAATCATTTCACCAAGAAAACGAAACGTAAAATGTCTTACAGCATGAAAATATGATACGCTTTCTGGCCACGAGTTATAAGATTCATTGAGCTTCCTCCAAAACCTGTATACATTAGTAAAAAAAACTTGTTGGCTTTGCATGAGAGTAACGTCCTGGAATTTATCCTTTACCAATTAATCTTTGAACCTTCTTCTCATATTGACTTGCTCATTTAACTTAACAAAACAGCGAACATGCTTCATCACAAAAAGCGTTATAGGAACTAGTTTTCGTATACTTGATCTCTTGGTGTCAGGGGAAGCAATTCACCATCTCGTCCATGACAGATATTTGAATACTCAGAAGAATTAGCAAGTTTAAGATTTCCATAACTGAGAGCGAAAACCAAAATATTATCCCTCATCTTCTTGTTTAGTTAATGGAACGAACAATATATGATTTTTATCAGGAAGTTGTAAAATTGAAACTAAGTACTTGTTTGAACAGGAGAGATGCTATAATATACTGTTAACATAAAGAATTTCTGGCAAGACTGAAATTCCATCCAGTATCAAAGCAATAGTATTTGTCAAAAAGTAGCACAGTTGTAAACTAAGACTGACACGGCATCTAGTACCATGAAAGTGTAAATGCTGATTAGCTGTTCACGTAGTGGAGTAACCTATTTGGGAAAAACAAGTACTCACAAACCAATATGGGCTACCTACTGTCAATCACAATTCGATTCCACTTTCAGACatcagaagaaagaaaaagattaaACAGCTAATAAGAAACAAATTACCAACCTGCTTGTAAGAAAACACGAGTATAATACAAAATTTCCAACTGAGTTTATATCAGATTGTTGTAATAGAATAGCTTTCAATTACTGAAAAACAAATAGACTTGAGTGTATTGGCATGCATTCCATCTCCTACATGTAGGAAAACTGAAAATTGATTGTGGGCTACATTTCTTCAGTAGTACAATGCACAAGAAGCAAGTGTCTCCTATTGAAATGATGCAACCATATCTTTGAAGTGAGCGAGGAGGTCACCAACTGTCATGACTTGATGATCAGGCTTGTCTCTCACTCGAACGCTCACctgaaataatttttatatatagatcagatttttcagcaagaataaGCAGTTGAATATTGACTATAAGAtttaaaattagaaaagaaaaaaatcctaTGGAGGAGAATGCATGAAGGATTACAGAAAGAAACCAAGAACTGAGAGAAGCATAAACCATGAACTACATCATTCCCAATAGCAAGAGCTATTCCCAATAGCAAGAGCTATTGTGCAGCTTGCAACTATTTAATGCAAAGTAAATGAAATCATGTTCAAAGAAATCTGGATGTTCCAACTATTCGAGATCTAGTACCCTGAAAACTTGAATGCTGACTTGCTGTTCCGAAtgttccaactattcaaatttaaaggaaaatgatGGTCTTTAACCAACTTATCAGTCTGAACTTAGAAAGTCACTAAAATAATGGAGCCAGATCAAAGTAATCTGGATActatttttttcagtttgttcagtTGCAATCACAAAAAGATATATACGATGCAGGTTGGGGACAATAAAGATACCTGCCGACTACTGGCTTCCGCCTCTCCAACAACCAGAATATAGTTATATTGTGCCACTTGAGCCTCTCGTACCTGCACATACATTAACAGCCATAAACAAGCATTTCTTTTTAACA contains:
- the LOC107813471 gene encoding protein RICE SALT SENSITIVE 3; translation: MEEQLSSLAVTHLLQHSLRSLCIHENSQWVYAVFWRILPRNYPPPKWDSQGGAYDRSRGNRRNWILVWEDGFCNFAASTAEMNECEGSSTNSYGEYQGLQPDLFFKMSHEIYNYGEGIIGKVAADHSHKWIYKEPNEQEINFLSAWHNSADSHPRTWEAQFRSGIKTIALIAVREGVIQLGAVHKVIEDLSYVVLLRKKFSYIESIPGVLLPHPSSSAYPFRMDGYGAPPDAWHLQANLATPAPTEFYEHLNHHQHMKITPSMSSLEALLSKLPSVVPADAAGMTGSIPTYCEYQPQYRPSVEMLGLEKVAKEEYDEEEDNNDEEKTRNNNEKLDHHGGESSSSMSSYSHHHHHYNHQQHFGYHPDLNVSSSMPNNGY